In Janibacter sp. CX7, a single genomic region encodes these proteins:
- a CDS encoding ClpP family protease, whose translation MSTYPIPNVIAQHPRGERIMDVYSHLLTERIIYLGTAIDACVANALIAQLIHLESVDPDRDVQLYVNCEGGDPSAMLAIHDTMRYIRPDVATTCVGQAISVGAVLLAAGAPGKRAALSHARVVLHQPSTQGRGPIPDLILEADELVRVRSDIEGILARATGRTPEQLRRDTDRTRVLTAAAAKDFGIVDEVMDVR comes from the coding sequence ATGAGCACCTACCCGATCCCCAACGTCATCGCCCAGCACCCGCGCGGCGAGCGGATCATGGACGTCTACTCGCACCTGCTCACCGAGCGGATCATCTACCTCGGCACCGCCATCGATGCCTGCGTCGCCAACGCGCTCATCGCGCAGCTGATCCACCTCGAGTCGGTCGACCCCGACCGCGACGTCCAGCTCTACGTCAACTGCGAAGGGGGCGACCCCAGCGCCATGCTCGCGATCCACGACACGATGCGCTACATCCGCCCGGACGTCGCGACCACCTGTGTGGGACAGGCGATCTCGGTCGGTGCAGTCCTGCTCGCGGCGGGCGCGCCGGGCAAGCGCGCAGCGCTCTCCCACGCCCGGGTGGTGCTGCACCAGCCGTCGACCCAGGGGCGCGGCCCGATCCCCGACCTCATCCTCGAGGCCGACGAGCTGGTGCGCGTGCGGTCCGACATCGAGGGCATCCTCGCCCGAGCCACCGGCCGCACGCCGGAGCAGCTGCGGCGCGACACCGACCGCACTCGGGTCCTCACCGCCGCGGCCGCCAAGGACTTCGGGATCGTCGACGAGGTGATGGACGTGCGGTGA